In Oceanidesulfovibrio indonesiensis, the sequence CTCGCCGCTGCGCGTCGCGATTGAGATGATCTGGTCCGAGGTCACGCCCTGCTTCTTGTTCACGGGCCGGCGCTCGATCACCTTGTACGAGGCGTTCTTTTTCAGCCGCGTGACGAAGTGTACGCCCGAGGCGATCAGCATCGCGAACCAGGGATAACTGACGTAGCCTTTGTCGAAGACAACAATCGAGCCCTTGGGCAGCCTGAGCGTCTTGGCCAGCTTGGCCTCGTGGCTGCGGGCGTTGGTGACGCGCACGAAAGCCGGGATGTAGCCATCGTGGTCGAGCAATGTGTGGAGCTTGATGCCGCCGCGATTCTTGCGGAAGCTCGCCCAGGGAAAGGCCGAAAGGCAGAGCTTGATGGTGGTGGCGTCGAGGCTGAAGAGCTTGTTTTTGAAGCGGAACTTGTGGGCGGGCGAGATGGCCTCGCAACGCCTGTAGAGCGCTCCGAACAGTTCGGCGAAGAACTGGGCCGACCGCCTGTTGTTTNNNNNNNNNNNNNNNNNNNNNGGCTCCAACGGGTGAAAATGCGAGGTTGGCGTCCGCTGGAGTGCTTGCGTTCAAGGCGCTCAAAATCATGTCTGGGGATCAAGGATAGCAGTTGAGAAAGGATTGTGTTATGGTGTGCCACGTCCAAATTCTCCTTTTGTGTGAGTTGCTTAGACACCAATTCCATAGCACAAATCCTGGAGGATTTGGACGTTTTTCTTTGGGCTTAACCGGACAGCAATGATTTCATACTGTATCCATCCTGCCACCTATAGCGGATTTTTCCGCAGCATCTC encodes:
- a CDS encoding IS4 family transposase, whose protein sequence is NNRRSAQFFAELFGALYRRCEAISPAHKFRFKNKLFSLDATTIKLCLSAFPWASFRKNRGGIKLHTLLDHDGYIPAFVRVTNARSHEAKLAKTLRLPKGSIVVFDKGYVSYPWFAMLIASGVHFVTRLKKNASYKVIERRPVNKKQGVTSDQIISIATRSGE
- a CDS encoding DUF4372 domain-containing protein → MELVSKQLTQKENLDVAHHNTILSQLLSLIPRHDFERLERKHSSGRQPRIFTRWS